One genomic window of Streptococcus mitis includes the following:
- a CDS encoding metal ABC transporter permease, with translation MIAEFIDGLQKFHFLQNALITAIVVGVVAGAVGCFIILRGMSLMGDAISHAVLPGVALSFILGVDFFIGAIVFGLLAAIIITYIKGNSIIKSDTAIGITFSSFLALGIILISVAKSSTDLFHILFGNILAVQDTDMFITMGVGAVILLLIWIFFKQLLITSFDELLAKAMGMPVNFYHYLLMILLTLVSVTAMQSVGTILIVAMLITPAATAYLYANSLKSMIFLSSTFGATASVLGLFIGYSLNLAAGSSIVLTAASFFLISFFISPKQRYLKLKNKHLLK, from the coding sequence ATGATTGCAGAATTTATCGATGGATTGCAAAAATTCCATTTCCTACAAAATGCCTTGATAACAGCTATTGTCGTCGGGGTCGTAGCTGGAGCTGTGGGATGTTTCATCATTCTACGTGGGATGTCACTCATGGGAGATGCTATTTCACATGCTGTCTTACCAGGTGTAGCCCTCTCCTTCATCTTAGGCGTTGACTTCTTTATCGGAGCCATTGTCTTTGGATTGCTAGCTGCTATCATCATTACCTACATCAAGGGGAACTCGATTATCAAAAGCGATACCGCCATCGGCATTACCTTTTCTTCTTTCTTAGCCCTCGGTATCATCTTGATTAGTGTCGCTAAAAGTTCAACTGACCTTTTCCATATCCTTTTTGGTAATATTCTAGCCGTCCAAGATACGGATATGTTTATCACTATGGGCGTAGGGGCGGTCATTCTCTTGTTAATCTGGATTTTCTTCAAGCAACTCTTGATAACTTCCTTTGATGAACTTCTGGCTAAAGCCATGGGAATGCCTGTCAATTTCTATCACTACCTCCTCATGATACTCCTGACTCTCGTGTCTGTGACAGCCATGCAAAGTGTTGGAACTATCCTGATTGTAGCCATGCTGATTACCCCAGCTGCAACTGCTTATCTGTATGCTAATAGCCTGAAAAGTATGATTTTCCTTTCCTCAACCTTTGGAGCTACAGCTTCAGTTTTGGGACTCTTTATTGGCTATAGTTTAAACTTAGCAGCTGGTTCTAGCATCGTACTTACAGCTGCTAGCTTCTTCTTAATCAGTTTCTTTATCTCTCCTAAACAACGATATTTGAAACTGAAAAATAAACATTTGTTAAAATAA
- a CDS encoding metal ABC transporter ATP-binding protein, whose product MIRIENLSVSYKETLALKDISLVLQGPTITGIIGPNGAGKSTLLKGMLGIIPHQGQAFLDDKEVKKSLHRIAYVEQKINIDYNFPIKVKECVSLGLFPSIPLFRSLNAKHWKKVEEALEIVGLADYAERQISQLSGGQFQRVLIARCLVQEADYILLDEPFVGIDSVSEEIIMNTLRDLKKAGKTVLIVHHDLSKVSHYFDQVLLVNREVIAFGPTKETFTEANLKEAYGNRLFFNGGDL is encoded by the coding sequence ATGATACGTATCGAAAACCTCAGTGTCTCCTACAAAGAAACGTTGGCACTTAAGGATATTTCACTAGTGCTCCAAGGACCAACAATTACCGGAATCATTGGTCCAAACGGCGCCGGAAAATCAACATTATTAAAAGGTATGCTGGGAATTATCCCACATCAAGGTCAGGCATTTCTCGATGACAAGGAAGTTAAAAAATCCTTACACCGAATTGCCTATGTCGAACAAAAAATCAATATCGACTACAACTTTCCCATCAAGGTCAAGGAATGTGTCTCGCTAGGACTATTTCCTTCTATTCCTCTCTTTCGCAGTTTAAATGCTAAACATTGGAAAAAAGTAGAGGAAGCCCTTGAAATCGTCGGCCTAGCTGACTACGCTGAACGTCAAATCAGTCAACTGTCTGGAGGTCAATTCCAGCGGGTCTTGATTGCCAGATGTTTGGTGCAGGAAGCCGATTATATCCTCTTGGATGAACCCTTTGTTGGGATTGACTCTGTCAGTGAGGAAATCATCATGAATACGCTGAGAGATTTGAAAAAAGCTGGTAAGACGGTTCTCATCGTTCACCACGACCTCAGCAAGGTTTCCCACTACTTCGATCAAGTCTTACTTGTCAATCGAGAAGTGATTGCCTTTGGTCCAACCAAAGAAACCTTTACCGAAGCCAATCTCAAAGAAGCTTACGGTAATCGACTCTTTTTCAATGGAGGTGACCTATGA